Proteins encoded together in one Canis aureus isolate CA01 chromosome 21, VMU_Caureus_v.1.0, whole genome shotgun sequence window:
- the LOC144293420 gene encoding olfactory receptor 10V1, giving the protein MEEINKTAKIQFFFRPFSADPKIQVGIFVAFLVMYLTSLGGNTTIAVLVQINPSLHIPMYFFLANLAVLEIFYTSAIAPLALANLLSMGKTPVSIPGCGAQMFFFVFLGGADCVLLAVMAYDRFVAICYPLRYTRIMSWPLCVELMVGSLVLGFLLSLPLTILIFHLPFCGHNEIHHFYCDMPAVMRLACADTHTHQTALYIISFIVLSVPLSLISTSYIFIMAAILRIRSAEGRHRAFSTCSSHILVVLLQYGCTSFIYLSPRSSYSPEMGRVVSVVYTFITPILNPLIYSMRNRELKDALRRALRKF; this is encoded by the coding sequence atggaagaaataaataaaactgcaaagATACAGTTCTTCTTTCGCCCATTCTCAGCTGACCCCAAGATCCAGGTGGGGATTTTTGTGGCCTTCCTGGTGATGTACCTGACCAGCCTCGGTGGAAACACCACAATTGCAGTCCTTGTCCAGATCAACCCCTCCCTCCACatccccatgtacttcttcctggcTAACCTGGCAGTCCTGGAAATCTTCTATACCTCTGCCATTGCCCCACTGGCTTTGGCAAACCTCCTTTCAATGGGCAAAACTCCTGTTTCTATCCCCGGATGTGGGGCCCAGATGTTCTTCTTCGTCTTCTTGGGTGGAGCTGACTGTGTCCTGCTAGCCGTCATGGCTTACGACCGGTTTGTGGCAATCTGTTACCCTCTGAGATACACCCGCATCATGAGCTGGCCCTTGTGTGTGGAGCTGATGGTCGGGTCCCTGGTGCTGGGGTTCCTGCTGTCGCTGCCGCTGACTATTTTAATCTTccatctcccattctgtggccACAACGAGATCCACCACTTCTACTGTGACATGCCTGCAGTCATGCGCCTGGCCTgcgcagacacacacactcaccagaCTGCCCTGTACATCATCAGCTTCATCGTCCTGAGCGTCCCCCTGTCCTTAATCTCCACCTCCTACATCTTCATCATGGCAGCCATTTTACGGATCCGGTCAGCAGAAGGGCGCCACCGAGCCTTCTCTACCTGTTCCTCCCACATCTTAGTGGTCCTCCTGCAGTATGGCTGCACCAGCTTTATCTACTTGTCCCCCCGGTCCAGCTACTCTCCTGAGATGGGCCGGGTGGTGTCTGTGGTCTACACTTTCATCACTCCCATTTTAAACCCCTTGATCTACAGTATGAGGAACAGGGAACTGAAAGATGCCCTAAGGAGGGCACTGAGGAAGTTCTAG
- the LOC144293423 gene encoding uncharacterized protein LOC144293423, with the protein MEFGKENDCFQGIYEAMSMTDAPLSPDDFSTFPNQGVQHLGEECVNHRHSLGPLWRVTGVGTSLLQQDHSQVKGAGGEGLGPPLGQANLQVGGHDEDRGGNDKQEGDGQDGDADHIICGDDPRCCQSCGEKSTARLAGEAVKGLTFGENIFQMLIFCQNTDNFPSWVIQT; encoded by the exons ATGGAgtttggaaaagagaatgactGCTTCCAAGGAATCTATGAAGCGATGTCTATGACTGATGCACCTCTTTCCCCCGATGATTTCTCCACATTCCCCA ATCAAGGGGTTCAGCACCTGGGTGAGGAATGTGTAAACCACAGACACTCCCTGGGCCCTCTCTGGAGAGTAACTGGGGTTGGAACATCCCTACTGCAGCAGGACCACAGTCAGGTGAAGGGAGCAGGTGGAGAAGGCCTAGGGCCTCCCCTCGGCCAAGCGAATCTTCAGGTTGGCGGCCACGATGAAGACAGAGGAGGGAATGATAAACAGGAAGGGGATGGCCAGGACGGTGATGCTGACCATATAATTTGTGGG GATGATCCTCGGTGCTGCCAAAGTTGTGGAGAAAAGAGCACCGCCAGGCTCGCTGGTGAAGCGGTAAAAGGTTtgacatttggggaaaatatttttcaaatgctcaTATTTTGTCAAAATACGGACAATTTTCCAAGCTGGGTAATACAGACCTAA
- the LOC144293422 gene encoding olfactory receptor 10V1-like gives MTSFLIPGLMEEENQTGVVQFHFHPFSTDPAVVPLLFVAFLLLYLGSLVGNMTIGLTVWRDHSLHTPMYFFLFVLAVLEIGYSTNIAPLTLAGILSMGRMLISLPGCGAQMFLFILLGGSDCVLLAVMAYDRYVAICHPLHYNLIMSWELCGQMTLGSLGLGFLLSLPLTILICHLPFCGHNEIHHFFCDMPAVMRLACTDTRLHEATLYALSVVAVAVPFLLICLSYGCIVATILRMNSAEGKRRAFSTCSSHLIVVLLQYGCCSLIYLRPSSSYSPEEGRAVSVVYTFFSPVLNPLIYSIKNQEVTDAIRRLMARMCWVRRPEIFLPRKNIPQTRNKGMM, from the coding sequence ATGACTTCTTTCCTCATACCAGGTCTCATGGAAGAGGAAAACCAGACAGGAGTGGTCCAGTTCCACTTCCACCCCTTCTCCACAGACCCAGCGGTGGTTCCCCTCCTATTTGTGGCCTTCTTGCTGTTGTACTTAGGAAGTCTTGTTGGAAACATGACCATTGGGCTGACGGTCTGGAGAGATCACTCCCTCCATACCCCGATgtacttcttcctttttgttctgGCCGTGCTGGAGATCGGCTACTCTACCAACATTGCTCCCCTGACTCTGGCTGGCATCCTTTCCATGGGGCGGATGCTTATCTCTCTCCCTGGCTGTGGGGCCCAGATGTTCTTGTTCATCCTTCTTGGCGGGTCTGACTGTGTCCTGCTTGCTGTCATGGCCTACGACAGGTACGTGGCAATCTGTCATCCGTTGCACTACAACCTCATCATGAGTTGGGAGCTCTGTGGGCAGATGACTTTGGGCTCGTTGGGGCTGGGATTCCTGTTGTCACTGCCCTTGACCATTCTGATCTGCCACCTTCCATTCTGTGGCCACAATGAGATCCACCACTTTTTCTGTGACATGCCTGCAGTCATGCGCCTGGCCTGCACAGACACCCGCCTGCATGAAGCAACTCTCTATGCCCTCAGCGTGGTGGCTGTGGCTGTCCCCTTCCTCCTCATCTGCCTCTCCTATGGCTGCATCGTGGCCACCATCCTGAGGATGAATTCAGCTGAGGGAAAGCGCCGGGCTTTCTCCACCTGTTCCTCCCACCTTATCGTGGTTCTCCTGCAATATGGGTGTTGCAGCCTCATCTACCTTCGCCCCAGCTCCAGCTACTCCCCAGAAGAGGGCCGGGCAGTGTCCGTTGTCTACACCTTTTTCTCCCCAGTGCTAAACCCCTTGATCTATAGCATAAAGAATCAAGAGGTGACTGATGCAATAAGGAGACTTATGGCAAGAATGTGCTGGGTCAGGAGACCAGAAATATTTCTTCCTAGAAAAAATATTCCCCAAACCAGGAATAAGGGCATGATGTAA
- the LOC144293424 gene encoding olfactory receptor 10V1-like — translation MEGANQTGMVRFHFRPFSKLPEVQMLIFVAFLIMYLVSISGNVSISLIIWLNRSLHTPMYFFLANLAALEICYSSTIAPLTLASVLSTERALISLPGCGTQMFFFIFLGSADCILLAVMAYDRFVAICHPLRYTLMMSWRLCVQLAMGSLVLGFILAMQLTVLIFQLPFCSSKEISLFYCDVLPVMRLACADTWVHEATLFVVSITVLTIPFLLITLSYVFIVAAILKIRSAEGRHKAFSTCSSHLTVVLLQYGCGSLIYLCPSSSYSPERGQVVSVVYTFITPVLNPLIYSMRNRELKDALRRTMIRFLLS, via the coding sequence ATGGAGGGTGCTAATCAAACTGGGATGGTTCGCTTCCACTTCCGCCCCTTCTCCAAACTCCCTGAGGTGCAGATGTTGATTTTTGTGGCCTTCTTGATCATGTACCTGGTCAGCATCAGCGGCAATGTCTCCATTTCTCTCATCATCTGGCTCAACCGTTCTCtgcacacccccatgtacttcttcctggcCAACTTGGCAGCTCTGGAGATCTGCTACTCTTCCACCATCGCCCCTCTGACCCTGGCCAGCGTCCTGTCCACAGAGAGAGCCCTCATCTCCCTGCCTGGCTGTGGTACCCAgatgttcttcttcatcttcctGGGCAGTGCTGACTGTATTCTACTAGCTGTCATGGCCTATGACAGGTTTGTGGCCATCTGTCACCCTTTGCGTTACACCCTCATGATGAGTTGGCGGTTGTGTGTGCAACTGGCCATGGGGTCTCTGGTGCTGGGGTTCATCTTGGCCATGCAGTTGACTGTGCTCATCTTCCAACTCCCCTTCTGCAGCAGTAAAGAAATCAGTCTGTTCTACTGTGATGTCCTCCCTGTCATGAGACTGGCCTGTGCAGACACCTGGGTCCATGAGGCCACCCTCTTTGTGGTCAGCATCACCGTCCTCACTATCCCCTTCCTGCTGATCACTCTCTCCTACGTCTTCATCGTGGCCGCCATCCTGAAGATTCGCTCAGCAGAGGGGAGGCACAAGGCCTTCTCCACTTGCTCCTCTCACCTGACTGTGGTCCTGCTGCAGTATGGATGTGGGAGCCTCATCTACCTGTGCCCCAGCTCCAGTTACTCTCCAGAGAGGGGCCAGGTGGTGTCTGTGGTTTACACATTCATCACGCCTGTGCTGAACCCCTTGATCTACAGCATGAGAAACAGGGAGCTTAAGGATGCTTTGAGGAGAACCATGATCAGGTTCCTGTTGTCCTAA